The DNA sequence TCCCCGACCTGCGGCGACGGCTGCTCATGCACTTCATGACCGAGGCGTTGACCCGCCGGCTCGGCTTCCGGCGCGGTCCGCTCTTCTACTACTCGAAGGCGGCCACCCACTCGCGTCAGCAGGAGAACAAGTACGACTCCATCGAGGACACCAACCTGCTCCCGTTCGGGGTCTCCGGGTTCGGCTACGTCGGGAACACGCAGTACTACAACGACTGCACCATGGACGGCTACATGCAGCGGGTGGAGGCGGGCCGACCGTCGGTCTGGCACGGCGTGCACCTGTCGACCGACGAGCGGATGCGCCGTGCGGTCATGTTCAACCTGCGCTCGCGCGGCGTCGGGCGGGAGGACTTCCGTCGCCGCTACGGCGTCGACCCCGCCGAGCACTTCGCCGCGGAGCTGGCGCCCTACCGGGAGCACGACCTGATCCGGATCGACGACGACGCCATCCGCCTGACCGACAAGGGCGTACCGGTCGCCGACAGTGTGGCGCTGCGGCTGGTGAGCCCACAGGTCCTCACCCGGGTCCAGGACGCCAACTCGCGGATCGTCGACCTGAAGCGGGATCCGCTCGACCGGTACGACTTCTCGCCGCTGGAGCGTGACCCGGTCGGCGCCGGCGTGTCCACCGCCGGTCGTCGCCCGCTGCTGCCGACTGTCGAGCACTAGCCCATGACCGCACAATCCCCATCCGGTGGCACCTCGCTGCGGCGGGACCTCTCCGGGCGTCAGTTGCGGATGATCGGCCTCGGCGGCGCGATCGGCACCGGCCTCTTCCTCGGCTCGGGTCAGGCGATCTCGACCGCCGGTCCGGCGGTCACCGTCGCCTACGCCGTCGGGGGCGCCGTCGCGGTGACCCTCGCGTACGCGCTCACCCGCATGATCGCCGCGCATCCCGATGCGGGCGGGTTCGGCGGCATGGCCGAGCGCTACCTGGGCCCGGGCCCCGCGTTCGCGCAGCGCTGGTGGTACTGGATCGCCGGGGTCGTCAACATCGGCAGCGAGGCGCTGGCGGTCGGCATCTACCTGAAGCTGTGGTGGCCGGGGCTGCCGCTGTGGGTGCCCGCGGTGCTCTTCGCGACGCTGGTGCTGGTGGTCAACTCGTTCACGGTCGGCGTGTTCGGCGAGTTCGAGTACTGGCTCGCGATGATCAAGGTGATCACGATCGTGGTCTTCGTCGGCCTGGGCGCCGTCGCCATCTTCGTCGGTCTCGGGGGCCGGTCGGCGACCGGCCTGTCGGCCTGGACCGACCACGGCGGGTTCGCCCCGCACGGCGTGAGCGGCATCTGGCTCGCCATGGTGCTGGTGACCTTCAGCTACATGGGCACCGAGGCGCTGGCCGTGGCCGCCGGCGAGGCGCGCGCCGGCAGCCGGGACCTGGTCTCCGCCACCCGCGGTGTGGTGCTGCGGCTGCTGCTGTTCTACGTCCTCGGCACCGCGGTCGTCGTCTCGATCGTGCCGTGGAACGAGGCGGCGGCGGGTGGTTCGGTGGACGCCAGCCCGTTCGTCCGACTGTTCGACATCGCCGGGGTCCCGGCCGCGGTGCACGTGATGAACGCGGTGGTGCTGACCGCGGCGCTGTCCGCCATGAACACCAACGTCTACGTCGCCAGCCGCACGCTGCACGGACTGGCCGGCAGCGGCCAGGCGCCACGGCTGTTCGGCCGGGTCGACAGGCGCGGCGTGCCGCTGCCCGCGCTGCTGGTCTCCGGGGCCGGGCTGCTGCTGGCGGCCCTGCTCGCGGCGGTCGCCCCCGAGCGGGCGTTCCTGGCGCTGGTCGGCTTCTCGCTGTCGGGCGCGCTGCTGACCTGGATCCTCATCCTCGCCACCTACCTCGCCTACCGGCGCGCGGAACGTCCGGCGGACCGCGGACTGACCGTGGCCGTGGTGCTGGCCATGGTCGTGCTGGCCGCGGTGCTCGTGTCCATGGCGTTCAGCGACACGTTCGGCCTGCCGATGCTCAGCGGGGTGCCGTTGCTGCTTGCGGTTCCGGTGGCGTACGCGGTTTACGCCCGGCGCCGTCGGGCGGCCGGGACGCCGGACCCGGACGCCGCCGAGCCCGTCGGGGCACGGTGACCGATGACCGGTCCCGACCTCGCCGTCCCGACCCCACGGCCAGGGCTGATCCCGCTGGTCGTGGGCGACACCCCAGTGGTCTCCGTGCCGGTCACGGCCGGGGGCCGGGAGGGGACGCTGCGGCTCAAGCTCGAGTCCTTCAACCCGTGCGGATCGATCAAGGACCGCACCGCCGTCGCGCTGTTCGGCTCCGTGGCCGACCAGGTCGACCCGGTCACCGGCATCGTCGAGTCCACGTCGGGCAACCTCGGGGTGGCCCTGGCCGCCCTGTCGTCCGCCGCGCGCGTGCCGTTCACGGCGGTCGTCGACCCGCGCACCCCGGCCTACGCGGTACGCGAGATGCGCCGCTTCGGCGCCTCGGTGGTGGTGGCCACCGATGACGACGGCCGGGGCGGCTATCTGCTCAGCCGGCTCGCCCTGGTCGAACGGATGCTCACCGAGCGACCCACCCTGCGCTGGACGAACCAGTACGAGAATCCCGCCAACCCGGCCGCGCACGAGTGGGGCACCGCGCCGGAGCTGGCCCGGCAGGTGCCCGCGGACACCGTCGTCCTGGCCGCCGTCTCCACCGGCGGCACCCTGTCCGGCCTGCGCAGCTACGCCGCCCGGGCGACGAAGTGGACGGTCGTCGGCGTCGACGTGCCGGGCTCGCACGCGGTCGGGCACACCGAGGGTCGGCGGCTGTTGTCCGGCATCGGCTCCAGCAAGTGCTCCGGCTTCGTCACCGCGGGCGACGGGCCGGTCGAACGCATCGGCCCCGCCGAGGCGGTCGCCGCCTGCGTCTGGCTGTCGGAGCAGACCGGTATCGGGGTGGGTGCCAGCTCGGGGGCACTGGTCGCGGCGGCCCTGCGGCTGATCGCGCGGGACCGGTTGACCGAGGTCGTCTGCGTCTGCGCCGACGGCGCCGGCAACTACCTGGACACGGTGTACTCCCCGATCTGGCGGGCGGCGCACGGGCTCCGCGTGGACCCACCGGCGGTCGTCCGCGGCCCGGTGGAATGGAGCGCCGCGTGAACGCCGATCCGCTGCGGGACTGGTTCGACCGCGCGGGGGTACGGGTGGATCCGCGCCGGGTGCTGGCCGACGAGATGGGCGACGGCAAGGTGCTCTTCCCGACCAGGCTGATCCCCTACGTCGACCATCGACTGCTGGAGGGCCTGGCCGACGAGGCCCGGACGGCGCTGGTGGCCCGGCACACGTACCACTACTTCGCGTTCACCGCCCACTTTGAGACGAGGGTGGTCAACCGGGCCGCGGAACTGCTCGCGAACGGTCGGGTGGACGCGCCGTTGCGCCGGGACGTGCGGCTCGACGCGTACAAGATCTACTGCGACGAGGCGTACCACGCGCTCTACTCGTTCGACGTGGTGCGGCAGTTGGAGTCCGCCAGCCGGGTCGAGGCGCTGCCGTACGACTTCACCCCCTTCCTGAACCGCCTCGACGACATCTCGTCCGGCGCGATGCCGCAGCGCGGGACGCTGCCGCAACTGTTGCAGGTCGTCGTCTTCGAGACGCTGGTGACGACGCTGCTGGCCGAGCTGCCGAACGACCCGGACCTGGTCGGGCTGGTCCGCGAGACGGTCCGCGACCACGCCCGGGACGAGGGCCGGCACCATGCCTTCTTCTCGCAGTTGTTCCGCGAGGTGTGGGCGGGGCTCGACCCGGCCGCACGTCGGGAGACCGCGCGCTGTCTGCCCCGGCTGATCGGCCACAGCCTGCGGCCGGACCTGCGGCCGGTACGGGCCAACCTCGCCGCCGCGGGGCTCACCCCCACGCAGATCGAGGAGCTGGTACGCGACGTCTACCCACCGGAGTCCGTGCGCCGGGCCACGCGCGACCAGGCCGTCCAGTCCGTCAAACTGTTCCGCTCCTGCGGGGTTCTCGACCTGCCCGAGGGGCTCGACGCCTTCCACGAGGAGGGACTCCTGTGACCACCTCGGTCGACCGATGGTTCACGGCCGGGCTGCCCGGGCTCCGCGGGCCGGGCAGCGTCGCGGTGCTGTCCCGCGCGGACGTCCTGCGCTGCCTCGACGCGCTGGACGTGGTGGCGCTGGTCCGGCGTACCCTCGCCGACCACGACGCGGGGCGTTGCGTGCTGCCCGGCGAGGCCTACCTGCGCTGGGACAACAGCCGGGGCGCGTACACCCGTTCCATCGGGATGCCCGGTGCGGTGCCGGGCGCCTACGGCATGAAGATCATCAACGCCAGCGTCTCCAACCCGGAGGCCGGGTTGGAGCGCGCCAGCGGGGTGGGGCTCTGCTTCGACCCGGAAACGGCCCGGATCACGGCCGTCGTGGAGGTCGGGATCGTCAGCGCCGTACGCACCGCCGCCGTCTCCGCCGTCGCCGTGGACCTCACCGGGCACACGGACGCGGAGAGCCTGACCGTGCTCGGCTGCGGAGCGCAGGGCGGCACCCACGCGGCCCTGCTCCTCGAAACGCTGCCGGGCCTGTCCCGGGTCACCCTCCACGACCGCGTCGACGCCTCCGCCCGCCGGCTCGCGGCACGCCTGCGCCGGCTCCGTCCCGAGCTCGACGTCCGCGTCGTCGGCGAGGCGGCCGGCGCCGTCGCGGCCGGGCAGGTGACGATCGCCACGACCACGGCGGACGAGGGCTACCTGCCGCCGGAGTGGATTCCCGCCGGCGCCCTGGTCGTCAACGTGTCGCTGGCCGACCTGACCACCGAGGCGCTGCTCGCCGCCGGCGCCCTCTACGTCGACGACGTCGACCTGGTCGCGGAGAATCCCCGGCGCCCGCTCGGTGACCTGATGGCGCAGGGCCGGGTCACCCGCCCCGGTTCGGCCACCGGCCGGGCGATCGACGGCACGATCGGCGGCCTCGTCACCGGCCGGCACCGGCTCGTCCCCACGGATTCGTTCACGGTGGTGAATCCCTTCGGCATGGGCGTGCTCGACGTCGCCCTGATCGACGAGGTACGCCGCCACGCCGCCGGTGCGGGCCTCGGGTCGACGGTGGACCTCGGATGACCGGCCACCGGCGCAGCCTGATATCCCTGCGGGACCTCACCGCCGCTCAGCTCACCGCCCTGGTCGAGGCCGCCGTCCGGGTCGCCGACGACCCGGCCGCGGTGCCGCCGAGCCTGACCGGCGCGGTGGTGGCGACGCTCTTCGAACGCACGTCGACCCGGACCCGCACCGCGTTCAGCGTGGCGGCGCTCCGACTCGGCGCGCAGGTGCTGCCCTACGGGCCGGAGAGCCTCCAGACCAACACCGGCGAGTCCGCCGAGGACACCGCGCGGATTCTCGGCCTGATGCTCGACGGGGTGGTGATCCGCAGCACCCGCACCGTCGCCGAGCTGGGTCGGATGCGGGACGCCGGAGACCTGCCGCTGATCAACGCGATGGCCCGGGAGGAGCACCCCACGCAGGCGGTGTGTGATCTGGCCACGCTGCGACGGCATCTCGGCCCGCTCGACGGCATCCGGGTGGTATACGTCGGCGAGGGCAACAACACCGCCTCCGCGCTGGCGCATGCGCTGGCCCGGATCCCGGGCGCCGAGCTGACCCTCTACACCCCGCCGGGCTACGGCCTCGACGCCGCGGTCGTGGCCGCGGCGGCGCAGGACGCCGTGACCGGCGCACGGGTGTGCCAGACCCACGAACGGGACGACCTGCCGGACGCCGCCGACTGCGTGTACACCACCCGGTGGCAGACCACCGGAACCGTCAAGGAGGACCCGCTGTGGCGCCAGACCTTCCGGCCCTTCCACATCGACGAGGCCTTCCTGAGTCGCTGGCCGCAGGCGGTGTTCCTGCACGACCTGCCGGCACATCGAGGGGAGGAGGTGTCCGCGGCCGTCCTCGAGTCGCCGCGGAGCCTGGTGTGGCAGCAGGCGCGGATGAAACTGGACAGCGCGACGGCCGTCCTACAGACCTTCTGGGGCACCTGAGCCGCCTGACGGACGCGGTGCACGCCGGGCCGGTCACCGCCGAGCGGGACGCGGTGTTGTGCCTGCTGGAAGCGGTGGAGGTGCTGCTGCCCCTGCTCGGGTCGGCAGCACGGCGTCCCAGCCGCGAAGACCTCCACCGCATCGACGGACAGCTACGCGCCATGCGGACGTCCCTGCGTACCCACCTCTGGCAGACGCCGACCGGCTTTCCCCGGCCGGCCCCCGTGAACAGGAGCGATGACGTATGCAACCAGTGACCCTGCTGGTGTACGGCAAGGGCGGTCCCGCGCTGGAGTATCTGCTGCCGAGGCTGACCAGCCGTGCCATCGTCGACGTGCTGCTGGTCGGCGAGCCCCAGCCGTGGCAACGCGAGCTGCTGTTCCGTCTGTGCCGCCGGCTCCACCACGCCCGGCCGGACGCTCCGCTGGCCGACGAGATCGTCGCGCACGCCACGGCCGTCCGCGCCGACGCCGTGCTCACGTTCTCCGAGTACTGCGTGGTACCCACCGCGGCGGCCTGCCGGCGGCTCGGCCTGCCCGGGCCCGGCCCCGGCGCGGCGACCTCCCGCAACAAGCTGCTCATGCGCCGCGCGTGGGAGGCGGCGGGGGTGCCGAACCCGGCGTTCCGGCCGGTCGACTCGTGCGACGACCTGACCGCGGCCTGCGCCGAGCTGGCCGGCCCGGTGATCGTCAAGTCCGTGCTGGGCGCCGGCTCGATCGGGCAGGCCACGATCCAGCCCGGCGACGACGTCGAGCCGGTGTGGCGGGAGCTCGCGGCGGCCGTCGACGCCGCGAAGAGGTCGGGCATGTACGAGCACGGCACCTCCAGCGGCCCTCGGTTCCTGGCCGAAGAGGTGATCGATTCGAGTACGGAGGGCTGGTACACCGAGCCCGGCTTCGGCGACTACCTCAGCGTGGAGGGGCTGGTGGCGGGCGGCACCTACCACCCGTTGGCGATCACCGCGCGGCTGCCCACGATCCCGGTGTACGTGGAGCTGAGCAACCAGGCGCCGTGCGTGCTGGCACCGGAGTTGCAGCAGCGCATCGCCGACGTCGCCCGTCGCGCTGTCGACGCGTTGGACCTGGACACCTGCGCCACGCACACCGAGTTCAAGCTGATGGCCGACGGCACGGTGCGGTTGTTGGAGTCGGCAGCCCGCGCCGGCGGTGCGGCCGTCACCCGCGAGCTGCTCGAGGTCTACGGCATCGACCTCGTCGCCCTCCAGCACACCGCCGCGCTCGGCGACCGGCCCGACCTGCCGGGACGGCTGCTCCTGCCCGCGGACGCCACCTGCGCCGCCGCGTCCCTCTCGGTCATCGCGTCCGACTCGGCGGGCAAGCCCTGGTCCGTCCTGCCCCCGTTCGATCCCGACCGGGTCGACTGGTCGTCGCTCGTGTCGCCCGCCACCACCGTCGAGCTGGTGCGCGGCCAGTCGCAGGAGCCGGGCAGCCCGATGCCCCGCTACCACCCCCACAACGGTGTCCTGGGCTATGCCGGCCTGCTCTTCCTGCGGACCACCGATCCGCTGACGCTGCGCGACGACGCGATCCGGATCCTCGACGGCCTCGCCGAGGCGATGGACCGGGGCCGGCAGACGCCGTGACCAGCCCGCACCGCTCCGACATAGGAAATGGAGTCCGATGTCCCTCGTGCTCGGTCTGAACCTCAGCCACGACCGCTCCGCCTGCCTGGTCCGCGACGGCGAGATCGCCGTCGCCGTCGAGGAGGAGCGTCTGGACCGCATCAAGCACTCCGAAGGCTTCCTCGTGCAGGGACACTTCGAGCGCATCACCAAGACCCTGCCGATGAAGGCGGTCGCCTACTGCCTCGACGCCGTCGGCGCCGGCATCGACGACGTGGACCTGGTGGTCGGCAACCGACCCCTGGGTGACGGCGCGGTCCGCCGGATCCTGCGCGAGCTGCCCATCAGGGACAAGACCAAGGTCCGCGCGCTGCCGCTGCCCGGACACCACCGCGCACACGCCGCCGTCGCCTACTACCCGTCCGGGTACGACGAGGCGGCCGTGCTCGTCGTGGACCAGGCCGGCGCCCGGTTCCCGGACGGCACCATCGAGAAGCACACCCTCTTCCGGGGCGACGCCGACCGGTTGGCGCCGGTGGCCGCCTGTCGCTACCCGGCCGACTACTCCGACCTGAGCCTCGGCCTCTTCTACGACTTCTTCACCACCAGGCTGGGTTTCGTCACCCGGTACGGCACCCCCGACTTCGGCGTCTTCGGCTGCGGGGGCTATCCCGAGGCGGGCAAGACCATGGGGCTGGCGCCCTACGGCCGGCCGCGTCCCGACTGGGGGCACTGGCTCACGTTCGACGGCTTCGACATCCGCTCCTCGCAGAAGGATCTGGAGGAC is a window from the Micromonospora sp. DSM 45708 genome containing:
- a CDS encoding pyridoxal-phosphate dependent enzyme, with the translated sequence MTGPDLAVPTPRPGLIPLVVGDTPVVSVPVTAGGREGTLRLKLESFNPCGSIKDRTAVALFGSVADQVDPVTGIVESTSGNLGVALAALSSAARVPFTAVVDPRTPAYAVREMRRFGASVVVATDDDGRGGYLLSRLALVERMLTERPTLRWTNQYENPANPAAHEWGTAPELARQVPADTVVLAAVSTGGTLSGLRSYAARATKWTVVGVDVPGSHAVGHTEGRRLLSGIGSSKCSGFVTAGDGPVERIGPAEAVAACVWLSEQTGIGVGASSGALVAAALRLIARDRLTEVVCVCADGAGNYLDTVYSPIWRAAHGLRVDPPAVVRGPVEWSAA
- a CDS encoding ornithine carbamoyltransferase is translated as MTGHRRSLISLRDLTAAQLTALVEAAVRVADDPAAVPPSLTGAVVATLFERTSTRTRTAFSVAALRLGAQVLPYGPESLQTNTGESAEDTARILGLMLDGVVIRSTRTVAELGRMRDAGDLPLINAMAREEHPTQAVCDLATLRRHLGPLDGIRVVYVGEGNNTASALAHALARIPGAELTLYTPPGYGLDAAVVAAAAQDAVTGARVCQTHERDDLPDAADCVYTTRWQTTGTVKEDPLWRQTFRPFHIDEAFLSRWPQAVFLHDLPAHRGEEVSAAVLESPRSLVWQQARMKLDSATAVLQTFWGT
- a CDS encoding ornithine cyclodeaminase, whose amino-acid sequence is MTTSVDRWFTAGLPGLRGPGSVAVLSRADVLRCLDALDVVALVRRTLADHDAGRCVLPGEAYLRWDNSRGAYTRSIGMPGAVPGAYGMKIINASVSNPEAGLERASGVGLCFDPETARITAVVEVGIVSAVRTAAVSAVAVDLTGHTDAESLTVLGCGAQGGTHAALLLETLPGLSRVTLHDRVDASARRLAARLRRLRPELDVRVVGEAAGAVAAGQVTIATTTADEGYLPPEWIPAGALVVNVSLADLTTEALLAAGALYVDDVDLVAENPRRPLGDLMAQGRVTRPGSATGRAIDGTIGGLVTGRHRLVPTDSFTVVNPFGMGVLDVALIDEVRRHAAGAGLGSTVDLG
- a CDS encoding diiron oxygenase — encoded protein: MNADPLRDWFDRAGVRVDPRRVLADEMGDGKVLFPTRLIPYVDHRLLEGLADEARTALVARHTYHYFAFTAHFETRVVNRAAELLANGRVDAPLRRDVRLDAYKIYCDEAYHALYSFDVVRQLESASRVEALPYDFTPFLNRLDDISSGAMPQRGTLPQLLQVVVFETLVTTLLAELPNDPDLVGLVRETVRDHARDEGRHHAFFSQLFREVWAGLDPAARRETARCLPRLIGHSLRPDLRPVRANLAAAGLTPTQIEELVRDVYPPESVRRATRDQAVQSVKLFRSCGVLDLPEGLDAFHEEGLL
- a CDS encoding amino acid permease; translated protein: MTAQSPSGGTSLRRDLSGRQLRMIGLGGAIGTGLFLGSGQAISTAGPAVTVAYAVGGAVAVTLAYALTRMIAAHPDAGGFGGMAERYLGPGPAFAQRWWYWIAGVVNIGSEALAVGIYLKLWWPGLPLWVPAVLFATLVLVVNSFTVGVFGEFEYWLAMIKVITIVVFVGLGAVAIFVGLGGRSATGLSAWTDHGGFAPHGVSGIWLAMVLVTFSYMGTEALAVAAGEARAGSRDLVSATRGVVLRLLLFYVLGTAVVVSIVPWNEAAAGGSVDASPFVRLFDIAGVPAAVHVMNAVVLTAALSAMNTNVYVASRTLHGLAGSGQAPRLFGRVDRRGVPLPALLVSGAGLLLAALLAAVAPERAFLALVGFSLSGALLTWILILATYLAYRRAERPADRGLTVAVVLAMVVLAAVLVSMAFSDTFGLPMLSGVPLLLAVPVAYAVYARRRRAAGTPDPDAAEPVGAR
- a CDS encoding ATP-grasp domain-containing protein yields the protein MQPVTLLVYGKGGPALEYLLPRLTSRAIVDVLLVGEPQPWQRELLFRLCRRLHHARPDAPLADEIVAHATAVRADAVLTFSEYCVVPTAAACRRLGLPGPGPGAATSRNKLLMRRAWEAAGVPNPAFRPVDSCDDLTAACAELAGPVIVKSVLGAGSIGQATIQPGDDVEPVWRELAAAVDAAKRSGMYEHGTSSGPRFLAEEVIDSSTEGWYTEPGFGDYLSVEGLVAGGTYHPLAITARLPTIPVYVELSNQAPCVLAPELQQRIADVARRAVDALDLDTCATHTEFKLMADGTVRLLESAARAGGAAVTRELLEVYGIDLVALQHTAALGDRPDLPGRLLLPADATCAAASLSVIASDSAGKPWSVLPPFDPDRVDWSSLVSPATTVELVRGQSQEPGSPMPRYHPHNGVLGYAGLLFLRTTDPLTLRDDAIRILDGLAEAMDRGRQTP